In Microcella indica, the genomic window ATCGCGAGCACCTGAGGGCTCGGCTGGGCGCCGACGCTCAGCCAGTACTGGGCGCGCTCGGACTGCACCTCGATGAACGAGGGCTCCTCGGTGGGGTGGTACTTGCCGATCTCCTCGATCACGCGGCCGTCGCGCTTTTTGCGCGAGTCGGCCACGACGATGCGGTAGAACGGTGCACGGACCTTGCCCATGCGCTTGAGACGAATCTTGACAGCCACGTTTCTCCGAAATGTGTGAAGGAAGTGAGTCGCAGCCGGTTGCGTGGGGCACACTCGGCGCGGAAGCTCGTGATGGTTTCTCGCAGCGTCTGATTAGAGGGTCGGACGCGCGAGCACTCGACCGCCTATTCTGGCAGATTTTCGCGGCGTCTGTGACCGCGACGGGATGCTCAGCGCTGGTCGTCCCGCCAGGCAAGCCACTCGCGCACCTTCGCGAGGTCGTAGCGGGGCCCCGTGATGCCCAGCGTGAAGAGGCTCGCGCCCATCGCCCGCAGTTCGTCCGCCTCCGCCATCGTGCGGCTGCGCACCTCGACCGATGTCTCGATCTCGCTCGTGTCGCGGCCCACCGTGCGCCCGTGCTCGGCGAGGACGCCGAGCTTGCGCTCGAGCGTGGGCGCGTCGCTGAACGAGTGCCAGATGTCGGCGTGCTCGGCCACGATGCGGAGAGTCTTCTTCTCGCCGCCCCCACCGATGAGGATGGGGATCTCGCGCGTGGGCTGCGGGTTCAGGGCCTGCCAGCGCGACCGGATGATCGGCAGGTCTCGCGCGAGAGCATCCAGTCGCTCCCCCACCGTGCCGAATTCGAAGCCGTACTCGACGTAGTCGCGCTCGAACCAGCCCGAACCCGTGCCGAAGAGGAAGCGGCCCGTGCCGCCCTTCGCGCTGATGTGGTCGATCGTGCGGGCCATGTCGGCCTGCAGGCTCGGATTGCGGTAGCTGTTGCAGTTCACGAGCGCGCCGAGCTCGACGCGGCTGGTCTGCTCGGCGAGGGCTGCGAGCATCGTCCACGACTCGAAGTGCAGGCCGTCGGGCTCGCCGCTGAGCGGGAAGAAGTGGTCCCAGGTGAAGAGGATGTCGACGCCGAGCTCCTCGAGCTCGGTCGCCGTGTCGCGGATGAGTTCGTAGGGCGCGTGCTGCGGGGCGAGCTGCACGCCGAGGCGCACGGGTCGAGTCGTCATGCCCTCAGCCTAGGACTGTCGCGCGGGCCGCTCTCAGCGGCCGAGGAACTTCTGCAGGGCCTCGAGCTCCTCCGGCGTCGGCTGCTTCTCGCCGGTCGCGGCCCCGCCGCCGAGGCCGAAGCTGCTGCCGGATGCGCCCGTGCCACCACCGGCACTCAGCCCCTGCGCGCGAGCGGCCTCCTCCGCCGCCCGCTTCGCGGGGTTGCCCGACCGCGACTTGCCCTTGCCCTTCTTCTTGGCCGCGGCCTTGCGGGCCGTCGCCGCTCCCCCGCCGCCGCCCATGCCGGGCATGGGGCCCATGCCCGGCATCTGGGGCATGCCGCCCTTCGCCATCGTCTTCATCATCTTCGCGGCCTGCTCGAAGCGGTTCACGAGGGCGTTGACCTCGGTCACCGTCGTTCCAGAACCGCGAGCGATGCGCAAGCGGCGCGAGCCGTTGAGGAGCTTGGGCAGCTGGCGCTCCTTCGGTGTCATCGACTGGATGATCGCTTCCGTGCGCGTGAGCTCCCCCTCGTCGAAGTTCTCCAGCTGATCCTTCATGCCCCGCGCACCGGGCAGCATGCCGAGCATGCCCTTGAGGGACCCCATCGACTTGAGCTGCTGCATCTGCGCAAGGAAGTCTTCGAGCGTGAAGCTGTCGGTCGCGAACTTCTCCGCCGTGCGCTTCGCGTCCTCCTCGTCGAAGGACTTCTGCGCCTGCTCGATGAGCGTGAGGATGTCACCGAGGTCGAGGATGCGGCTCGCCATGCGATCCGGGTGGAACGGCTCGAAGTCGTCGAGGCCCTCACCGGTGGAGGCGAACATGATGGGGCGGCCCGTGATGCTCGCGACGCTCAGCGCGGCGCCGCCGCGCGCGTCGCCATCCAGCTTCGACAGCACGACGCCCGTGAAGTCGACGCCCTCCTGGAACGCCTTCGCCGTGCTCACCGCGTCTTGACCGATCATCGCGTCGATGACGAAGAGCACCTCGTCGGGGTCGACGGCCTTGCGGATGTTCGCCGCCTGCTTCATGAGCTCGGCGTCGACACCGAGACGACCGGCGGTGTCGACGATCACGACATCGTGCTGCTTGTCTCGAGCGTGCTTGATCGCGTTCTTCGCAACCTTCACCGGGTCGCCGACCCCGTTGCCGGGCTCGGGAGCGTAGACCGCGACACCCGCCTGCTCGCCCACAACCTGCAGCTGCTGCACGGCGTTCGGGCGCTGGAGGTCGGCCGCGACGAGGATCGGCGTGTGACCGTCGGCCTTGAGCCACTTAGCGAGCTTGCCCGCGAGCGTCGTCTTGCCCGCCCCCTGGAGGCCCGCGAGCATGATCACCGTCGGCGGGGTCTTCGCGAACTGCAGGCGGCGCTGCTCGCCGCCGAGGATGCCGACGAGCTCGTCATTGACGATCTGCACGACCTGCTGCGCCGGGTTGAGCGCCTTGTTGACCTCGTCGCCGAGAGCGCGCTCGCGCACCGCAGCGGTGAAGTCTTTGACGACCGGGAGAGCGACATCGGCATCGAGCAGAGCTCGACGGATTTCGCGCACAGTGCCGTCGACGTCGGCCGGGCTGAGCTTGCCCTTCGTGCGCAAAGCGCTGAAGGTCGAGGTGAGCCGGTCGGAGAGCGTGCCGAAAGTTGCCATGGTGCCCCCATTGTAGGTGCGGCGACTCTGCTTGACTGGGGTGCGGTCGGGCCGAACCCGGCATCGGCCGCTGAGCAGTCGAGGAGCACCCATGCGCCGCACGATCTTCGGCTACACGCCCGAGGTGGCCCCCACCGCTTTCATCGCCGACAACGCGACCCTCGTCGGCGATGTGCACGTGCACGCGCACGCCGTCATCATGTACGGCGCTGTGCTGCGCGCCGACCGCGCCCGCATCGAGCTCGGCGAGGGCTCCAACCTGCAAGACAACGTGTCGGTGCACGGCGATCCCGGCAAGCCCACGATCGTCGGTCGCGGCGTGAGCGTGGGTCACGCCGCGATGCTGCACGGGTGCACGATCGAGGACGACTGTCTCATCGGGATGAGCGCGACCGTGCTCAACGGCGCCGTCATCGGCCGCGAGTCGCTCGTCGCCGCCGGCACCGTCGTGCTCGAGGGCACGACGGTGCCGCCTCGCTCACTCGTCGCCGGCGTGCCCGGCAAGGTTCGTCGCGAGCTGACGGACGACGAGGTGGCGGCGATCCGCGCCAACGCCGACACGTACCGGATGCTCGGCACCGAGCACGCCGCCGCCCGCGACGCCGAGTAGCCCCACCAGGGCGCGCTGCGGCACACGCCGCCGTGCCCACTCGTGCCAGATCTGGCACGAAAGGGCGCTTGAGCCTGGACGCGAGCGCCCTCTCGCGCCAGATCTGGCGGAAGGCGGTGCCCGCGACGGCTACGGGACGAGGCTCGCCGCGAAGACGTGGGGGGTGAAGCCCGTCAGGTCGCCGATGCCCTCGCCCTGCCCGATGAGCTTGATCGGGATGCCCGTCTGCTGCTGCACGCGCAGCACGAAGCCGCCCTTGGCCGAACCGTCGAGCTTCGTCACGACCAGGCCCGTGACGCCCGCGTGCTCGATGAACGCCTCCGCCTGAGCGACCCCGTTCTGACCCGTCGTGCCGTCGAGCACGAGGAGCACCTCGGCGATGGGGCCGAGCTTCTCGACGACGCGGCGAACTTTGGCCAGTTCATCCATGAGGCCCGATTTGGTCTGCAGCCTGCCCGCCGTGTCGATGATCGCGATGTCGGTGCCGGTGCGAGTCGCGTGGTCGACGGTCTGGTAGGCGACGCTCGCCGGATCCTGGCCCTGCTGCTGGGGGCGCACGACGTCGGCTCCCGCACGCTCGGCCCATGTCGCGAGCTGGTCGACCGCCGCGGCGCGGAAGGTGTCGGCCGCACCGACGACGACACTGCGACCCCTGCTGGTGAGAAACTGGGCGAACTTGCCGATCGTCGTGGTCTTGCCGACCCCGTTGACGCCGACCACCAGCACGACGGCGGGGCGGTCGCTGAGCGTGAGGGTGGGGTCGAAGGCGGCGAGACGCTCCTCGAGAGCCTCACGCAGCATCCGCTTCAGGTCGGCCGGGTGCGTCGTGCGGAACCGGTTCACCTGCTCCTGGAGCTGGTCCAGGATCTCGTCGGTCACGTCAGGGCCGAAATCGGCGCCGATGAGCGCCGTCTCGAGGTCGTCCCACGTGCCCTCGTCGATGGTCGGGCGCGTGAACAGCCCGCGCATCGCTCCCCCGAGCCGCCAACCACCCGCACTCTCCGCCATGCCCCCAGGGTACCGGGGCGCCGGGTCTGCCCGCAGACCCTTCACGGTGCCAGATCTGGGGCGTATCGGCGCTTGAGCGTGCGGCTGCACCCACTTTGAGGCGAATCTGGGAGCGTTGGCGTCGTCGCGGGGAGTCGTGCGAGCTACGGGATGGCGATCGGGGCGGGGAGCGGACGCACTGGCCCTCTCGACCGCCAGCCCGCAGCGCGCAGCCGACGTGCCGCCGTCGAGACGATCCGACGAGAATCCAGGTACACATCGTCCTTCGTCGCACGAATCGACTGCCAGCCGGCGTCGGCAAAGGCATCGAAGCGTGCGAGATCGAAGGCGAACTGGCGCGCGTCCGTCCTGTGGTGGTCACCCTCGTACTCCACGAGCACGCGGAACTCTGGCCACGCGAGATCCGGGTGCAGCTCACCGAGCGGCGTAACGACGGCGGGCGCTACGCAGGCACGAGGCAACCCGGCCGCGGCGAGCACCAGCCGAAGGTGGGTCTCGGCTCTCGAACGCACGCCGGCCTCAGATAGCGCCCGTGCCCGACGCAGCGCCGCGGCGCCCGCGCGTCGAGAACTGTGCGCGAGCATCCGATCGATGTCGGTCAAGGCCGAGGGCTCGTCGACCAGCCGTAGCGCGTCGACGAGTGCGACCAGATCGGGAAGCGCGAGAAGCGACGCCGTCGTGAGTGCCACCGCACCCGGGGACGCGACCCGCAGCGGTACGAGCTCGCCAGCGCTCGTGGGCACGAAGCGCGTTGACCATGAGGGCTCGGGCAACCCGCGCTGGTGACCGACGACACCCGCGCCTCGCGGAGCGCGCGAACCCCGATCTACCGTGACGTGCAGCGGCCCCTGCTCGCGAGAGCGCGGCAGAGGCAGGCCCAGCAGGAGCGCCGCCGTCGAGTGGGAGAACCACCCGCTCGCGGGCATCACCTGGGTGTACGCCCACGCGCGGTCGACGATCGACCGAGGTCGACCTCCCGTCATGACGACACCGTGAAAGGGGTGAACCACATCGGCGCGGCGCAGCCGGTCGACGGCCACACCGCGGGCAAGGGCTTCCGCCGTGGACATCGTCTCGTTGCGGACGTGATCGGGCAGGGGCCGCGCGGGTCGGGTCATGCACGAGATGGTGCAGGACAGGGATGCTCGCACACGACCTGCGCGCAGTCTCGTCAAATTCGCCGCACATGGGGCCGACTGTGGAGGACGAGCGCCCTTTCGCGCCAGATCTGGCACACCGCACCGCACCGCACCGCGGGGCGGGGCGGGCGGGGTGGGTGGGCGGGGGCGGGGGCGGGGCGGGGCGGGCGGGCTACTCGTCGCGCATGCGCTCGTAGATCTTCTTGCAGTCGGGGCAGATCGGGAACTTCTCGGGGTCGCGCCCCGGAGTCCACTTCTTGCCGCACAGCGCCCGCACGGGCTTGCCGGTGAGCGCGGATTCGAGAATCTTATCCTTCGGCACGTAGTGCGAGAAGCGCTCGTGGTCGCCGTCGTCGAGCTGCCGGTCCTCCAGCAGCTTCTCGAGCTCGCGGTCGAGAACGTCGGTGCCGCCGCCCTGGCCGGGCTCGTCGAGTGTCGCCATGAGGGTCAGTCTACGACGGCGGAGCGGGCTGCGCTCAGGTGCGCATGAGGAGGCCGAGGAGCTCCGGTGCGCGGCGGCGGAAGACGAAGCCCCCGATGAGGATGCCCAGCACGAGCATCCCGAACCCCGTCGCCCCACCGGCCCACCCTGCCAGTTCGAGCATCTCGGGGTCCTCGTCGAGCAGGCCAATGACGGCGAGCGTCAGGGAGGGCGCCATGAACGCGAGGATCGCGAGCAGGGTGAACGACTGGACCCATCCCGCGGCGGCGCCGAGGAGCGGTGGTTGATCCCACGGGCCCGCGCCGGGACGCGCGGCCGGGTAGGGGGTCAGCGCGGAGGAGACGCTCGACACTCCGAGCCCCGTGAGCAGCAGGCCGAGACCGGTGCCGACGACGGCGGGATGCACGTCGGGCACCTCCGACCACAGCGCCGCGAGCGGCGAGGCGAGCAGGATGAGCGGCGTGCCGATGAGGAGCGGCGGCACCACGCGCCCCCAGCGGTCGGAGAACCCGCGAAGAGGTGCGGCCACGTGCATCCACATCGCCGAGTGGTCGTAGGCGACGTCGTTGTGGCCGAACCAGCCGAGGAAGAGGGCGAACACCGGCACGGGGATGAGCCACAGCAGCGGCACGGGGGCCCCCGCGACGGCGAGCGCGACCATCATGAGCGCGGGGGCGACGGGCAGGGCGATGATGACCGCGCAGTACCGCGCGTCGCGCGTCCAGTAGAGCAGGCTGCGCGCGGCGATCGCGGACGACGCCGTCGCGGGCACGAGATCGAACCAGCCGAGCCCGCGGATGGCGGGTGCCGATCGGATGCGCTGCGGCGCCTCCACGATGCGGCTCACGACCCACGGCCAGGCGGCGACCATGACAGCGACCGCGACGGCTCCCCCGAACAGTCGCCACGCGATCTCGGCGTCGACACCGTCGGGTGCAGCCCACAGGAAGCCCAGGGGCGTGGCCGCGACCACGCTGGCGACCTCGATGAGCCCCTCGGTGTCCTCGCCGCTCTGCACGAGAACGACGGCCATCGCTGCGGCACCGAGGGCCAGTGCGATCGTGAGTCGCGCCGCCGCCGTGATCATGCGCACGGCCGCGCTCGAGACCGCGAGCTGCGCGGTGGCCGCGACGAGGTACTGGGCGGCCATGACGAGGACGATCGCTCCGATGACCCCCGCGAGAATCGCGAGGCCGGCCTTGTCGGTGTCGGCCCAGGCGATCTCGAACGCGATGCCGAGCGTGACGGCGAGGGCCCCGGGAACGCCCACGACTCCGGCGAGCATGAGGCCGAGGGCGAGCCGACCGCGGGGCACGGGGAACGCCGCGAAGCGTCGCGGCTCCAGAGCGGAGCCCAGCCCCGCACTCAGCGGTGCCACGACGATGCCCAGTGCGATCGCCGAGGCCACGATGATGAGCGCCGCGCGATGATCGGCGCGCTCCACCTGCACCTCGCGCGCGAGGAGGATGAGGGCCGTGCCGACGCCTCCCGCCAGGACCAGGACGAGAAGGGCGCGCATGGCGCTCGCAGCCCCCCGGAAGGCCGAGCCGAGCAGCGCGAGCTTCAGTCGGAGAATGTGGTCAACCACTCGAGACCCTCCACCGCGACGCGACCGCCGGCGAGCTCGACGAAGCGCTCCTCGAGCGACTGCTTCCCGCGCACCTCGTCGAGCGTGCCGACGGCGAGCACGGAGCCGTCGACGATGACGGCGACGCTGTCGCACACGCGCTCGACGAGCGCCATGTTGTGGCTCGACAGCAGCACCGTGCCCCCGCTGGCCGTATACCGCCGCAGCAGATCGATCGCCTGCGAGGTCGACACGGGGTCGACCGACTCGAAGGGCTCGTCGAGCACGAGGACGCGCGGAGAGTGGATCATCGCTGCGGCGAGCGAGATCTTCTTGACCATGCCGATGGAGTAGTCGCGCACCGGTCGGTTGAGGGAGCCCTCGATACCGAGCGCGATGCCGAGGTCCTCCGTGCGCGAGGACGCCGTCGAGCGATCGAGACCGTGCAGCATGCCGCAGTAGTACAGCAGCTGCGCTCCGGTGAGTCGGTCGAAGAGCCGCATGCGGTCGGGCAGGACCCCGGTGACCCTCTTGGCGGCGATCGGGTCGCGCCAGACGTCGGAGTCGGCGACGAGCACAGTGCCGGAGTCGGGCCGCAGCAGCCCCGTGATCATGGACAGCGTCGTGGTCTTGCCCGCGCCGTTAGGCCCGACGACCCCGAACATCGAGCCGCGACGCACCGTGAGGTCGATGTCGTCGACGGCGATCGTGGAGCCGTAGGTCTTGCGCAGGGATGTCACCTCGACGACGACCGGTGGCGGTTCGGGCTTCGAACGAGAAGCCCGCTGAGCCCTCGGCGCTGTCGTCGACGGGGCGGCCTTCTTCGCACGCGGCTTCGCCCCGGCCGGCTTCTTCGGGCCGGGCGTCGCGACTTCGGGCTTCTCGGTGCGCCGCGATGCGGGCTTCACCGGCTTCGCGGGCTTCGCGGGCTTGCGGGACGAGCTCGAGCCCTGAGCGGCCGGCGACGAGGATTCCACGGCTCAACGCTACCAACGCGGGGCACAACCCCACACACCCACCCATCAGGTGAATCTCGTTCATCGCTCCCGTCACGATTGGGAAACAAAAGGTAAACGGGGCGTGACGATTCAGCGTCGCGCAGCTAAAATCGCAGGGTGCACAACGGTGTGTCCCCTTCGACTACACCAGGAGCATCTTTCATGACCACTCAG contains:
- a CDS encoding LLM class F420-dependent oxidoreductase; the encoded protein is MTTRPVRLGVQLAPQHAPYELIRDTATELEELGVDILFTWDHFFPLSGEPDGLHFESWTMLAALAEQTSRVELGALVNCNSYRNPSLQADMARTIDHISAKGGTGRFLFGTGSGWFERDYVEYGFEFGTVGERLDALARDLPIIRSRWQALNPQPTREIPILIGGGGEKKTLRIVAEHADIWHSFSDAPTLERKLGVLAEHGRTVGRDTSEIETSVEVRSRTMAEADELRAMGASLFTLGITGPRYDLAKVREWLAWRDDQR
- the ffh gene encoding signal recognition particle protein produces the protein MATFGTLSDRLTSTFSALRTKGKLSPADVDGTVREIRRALLDADVALPVVKDFTAAVRERALGDEVNKALNPAQQVVQIVNDELVGILGGEQRRLQFAKTPPTVIMLAGLQGAGKTTLAGKLAKWLKADGHTPILVAADLQRPNAVQQLQVVGEQAGVAVYAPEPGNGVGDPVKVAKNAIKHARDKQHDVVIVDTAGRLGVDAELMKQAANIRKAVDPDEVLFVIDAMIGQDAVSTAKAFQEGVDFTGVVLSKLDGDARGGAALSVASITGRPIMFASTGEGLDDFEPFHPDRMASRILDLGDILTLIEQAQKSFDEEDAKRTAEKFATDSFTLEDFLAQMQQLKSMGSLKGMLGMLPGARGMKDQLENFDEGELTRTEAIIQSMTPKERQLPKLLNGSRRLRIARGSGTTVTEVNALVNRFEQAAKMMKTMAKGGMPQMPGMGPMPGMGGGGGAATARKAAAKKKGKGKSRSGNPAKRAAEEAARAQGLSAGGGTGASGSSFGLGGGAATGEKQPTPEELEALQKFLGR
- a CDS encoding gamma carbonic anhydrase family protein, producing the protein MRRTIFGYTPEVAPTAFIADNATLVGDVHVHAHAVIMYGAVLRADRARIELGEGSNLQDNVSVHGDPGKPTIVGRGVSVGHAAMLHGCTIEDDCLIGMSATVLNGAVIGRESLVAAGTVVLEGTTVPPRSLVAGVPGKVRRELTDDEVAAIRANADTYRMLGTEHAAARDAE
- the ftsY gene encoding signal recognition particle-docking protein FtsY; protein product: MAESAGGWRLGGAMRGLFTRPTIDEGTWDDLETALIGADFGPDVTDEILDQLQEQVNRFRTTHPADLKRMLREALEERLAAFDPTLTLSDRPAVVLVVGVNGVGKTTTIGKFAQFLTSRGRSVVVGAADTFRAAAVDQLATWAERAGADVVRPQQQGQDPASVAYQTVDHATRTGTDIAIIDTAGRLQTKSGLMDELAKVRRVVEKLGPIAEVLLVLDGTTGQNGVAQAEAFIEHAGVTGLVVTKLDGSAKGGFVLRVQQQTGIPIKLIGQGEGIGDLTGFTPHVFAASLVP
- a CDS encoding DUF3039 domain-containing protein yields the protein MATLDEPGQGGGTDVLDRELEKLLEDRQLDDGDHERFSHYVPKDKILESALTGKPVRALCGKKWTPGRDPEKFPICPDCKKIYERMRDE
- a CDS encoding ABC transporter ATP-binding protein gives rise to the protein MESSSPAAQGSSSSRKPAKPAKPVKPASRRTEKPEVATPGPKKPAGAKPRAKKAAPSTTAPRAQRASRSKPEPPPVVVEVTSLRKTYGSTIAVDDIDLTVRRGSMFGVVGPNGAGKTTTLSMITGLLRPDSGTVLVADSDVWRDPIAAKRVTGVLPDRMRLFDRLTGAQLLYYCGMLHGLDRSTASSRTEDLGIALGIEGSLNRPVRDYSIGMVKKISLAAAMIHSPRVLVLDEPFESVDPVSTSQAIDLLRRYTASGGTVLLSSHNMALVERVCDSVAVIVDGSVLAVGTLDEVRGKQSLEERFVELAGGRVAVEGLEWLTTFSD